Proteins encoded in a region of the Panicum hallii strain FIL2 chromosome 3, PHallii_v3.1, whole genome shotgun sequence genome:
- the LOC112886793 gene encoding 1-deoxy-D-xylulose-5-phosphate synthase 1, chloroplastic produces MALSTFSVPRGFLGVPAQDSHFAPAAELHVHKQLQARPTVKARRRSTCVSASLSEREREAEYYSQRPPTPLLDTINYPVHMKNLSAKELRQLADELRSDVIFHVSKTGGHLGSSLGVVELTVALHYVFNAPQDRILWDVGHQSYPHKILTGRRDKMPTMRQTNGLAGFTKRAESEYDCFGTGHSSTTISAALGMAVGRDLKGGKNNVVAVIGDGAMTAGQAYEAMNNAGYLDSDMIVILNDNKQVSLPTATLDGPVPPVGALSSALSKLQSSRPLRELREVAKGVTKQIGGSVHELAAKVDEYARGMISGPGSTLFEELGLYYIGPVDGHNIDDLVSILNDVKSTKTTGPVLIHVITEKGRGYPYAERAADKYHGVAKFDPATGKQFKSPAKTLSYTNYFAEALIAEAEQDSKIVAIHAAMGGGTGLNYFLRRFPNRCFDVGIAEQHAVTFAAGLACEGLKPFCAIYSSFLQRGYDQVVHDVDLQKLPVRFAMDRAGLVGADGPTHCGAFDVTYMACLPNMVVMAPSDEAELCHMVATAAAIDDRPSCFRYPRGNGIGVPLPPNYKGTPLEVGKGRILREGDRVALLGYGSAVQYCLAAAGLVERHGLKVTVADARFCKPLDHALIRSLAKSHEVLITVEEGSIGGFGSHVAQFMALDGLLDGKLKWRPLVLPDRYIDHGSPADQLAEAGLTPSHIAATVFNVLGQNREALAIMAVPNA; encoded by the exons aTGGCGCTGTCGACGTTCTCTGTTCCGAGAGGATTCCTCGGCGTGCCGGCTCAGGACTCCCATTTCGctccggcggcggagctccatGTCCACAAGCAGCTTCAGGCCAGGCCTACTGTGAAG GCTCGGCGGAGGTCGACGTGCGTGTCAGCGTCGCTGTCGGAGCGCGAGCGCGAGGCGGAGTACTACTCGCAGCGGCCGCCGACGCCGCTGCTGGACACCATCAACTACCCGGTGCACATGAAGAACCTGTCGGCGAAGgagctgcggcagctcgccgacgagctccgcTCCGACGTCATCTTCCACGTCTCCAAGACCGGCGGCCACCTCGGGTCCAGCCTCGGCGTCGTGGAGCTCACCGTCGCGCTGCACTACGTCTTCAACGCGCCGCAGGACCGCATCCTCTGGGACGTCGGCCACCAG TCGTACCCGCACAAGATCCTGACGGGGCGGCGCGACAAGATGCCGACGATGCGGCAGACCAACGGGCTGGCGGGGTTCACGAAGCGCGCCGAGAGCGAGTACGACTGCTTCGGCACGGGCCACAGCTCCACCACCATCTCGGCGGCGCTGGGCATGGCGGTGGGGCGGGACCTCAAGGGCGGCAAGAACAACGTGGTGGCGGTGATCGGCGACGGCGCCATGACGGCGGGGCAGGCGTACGAGGCCATGAACAACGCCGGCTACCTCGACTCCGACATGATCGTCATCCTCAACGACAACAAGCAGGTCTCCCTGCCCACGGCCACGCTCGACGGGCCCGTGCCGCCCGTCGGCGCGCTCAGCAGCGCCCTCAGCAAGCTGCAGTCCAGCCGCCCGCTCAGGGAGCTCCGGGAGGTGGCCAAG GGCGTGACCAAGCAGATCGGCGGGTCGGTGCACGAGCTGGCGGCGAAGGTGGACGAGTACGCCCGCGGCATGATCAGCGGCCCCGGCTCCACGCTCTTCGAGGAGCTCGGCCTCTACTACATCGGCCCCGTCGACGGCCACAACATCGACGACCTCGTCTCCATCCTCAACGACGTCAAGAGCACCAAGACCACCGGCCCCGTCCTCATCCACGTCATCACCGAGAAGGGGCGCGGCTACCCCTACGCCGAGCGCGCCGCCGACAAGTATCACG GCGTCGCCAAGTTCGACCCGGCGACGGGGAAGCAGTTCAAGTCGCCGGCCAAGACGCTGTCCTACACCAACTACTTCGCCGAGGCGCTCATCGCCGAGGCCGAGCAGGACAGCAAGATCGTCGCCATCCACGCCGCCATGGGCGGCGGCACGGGGCTTAACTACTTCCTCCGCCGCTTCCCCAACCGCTGCTTCGACGTCGGGATCGCCGAGCAGCACGCCGTCACGTTCGCGGCCGGCCTCGCCTGCGAGGGCCTCAAGCCGTTCTGCGCCATCTACTCGTCCTTCCTGCAGCGCGGCTACGACCAG GTGGTGCACGACGTCGACCTCCAGAAGCTCCCGGTGAGGTTCGCAATGGACAGGGCCGGGCTGGTCGGCGCGGACGGGCCGACCCACTGCGGCGCGTTCGACGTCACGTACATGGCGTGCCTGCCCAACATGGTCGTCATGGCCCCGTCCGACGAGGCCGAGCTCTGCCACATGGTCGCCACCGCCGCGGCCATCGACGACCGCCCCTCCTGCTTCCGGTACCCGAGAGGCAACGGCATTGGTGTCCCGTTGCCGCCCAACTACAAAGGCACTCCTCTCGAG GTCGGCAAGGGCAGGATCCTGCGTGAGGGCGACCGGGTGGCGCTGCTGGGGTACGGGTCGGCGGTGCAGTACTGCCTGGCCGCGGCGGGCCTGGTGGAGCGCCACGGCCTCAAGGTGACCGTCGCCGACGCCAGGTTCTGCAAGCCGCTGGACCACGCCCTGATCAGGAGCCTCGCCAAGTCCCACGAGGTGCTCATCACCGTGGAGGAAGGCTCCATCGGAGGGTTCGGCTCGCACGTCGCCCAGTTCATGGCCCTGGACGGCCTTCTGGACGGCAAACTCAAG TGGCGGCCGCTGGTGCTTCCGGACAGGTACATCGACCACGGGTCGCCGGCCGATCAGCTGGCCGAGGCCGGGCTGACGCCGTCGCACATCGCCGCGACGGTGTTCAACGTGCTGGGGCAGAACAGGGAGGCCCTGGCCATCATGGCAGTGCCGAACGCATAG